The following proteins are encoded in a genomic region of Trichoplusia ni isolate ovarian cell line Hi5 unplaced genomic scaffold, tn1 tig00002305, whole genome shotgun sequence:
- the LOC113507523 gene encoding uncharacterized protein LOC113507523, producing the protein MPRVVRSPTGSGSQQTSDSDAVPATIESAPSFVSQRHKRQRESSEEKFLTLKEEIKAMFIESEKKQESMFESKLNKLISEIADVKMQNMEIKKSNEDMEKNFAILTKQYEEVLKKVESLENERKQHLLKIVTLETTIEDMQRSSLLSEKSSSIEIRNVPLTSETETKSDLCNIVQNTCKVLNVAIPHTAIRDVFRINTKSGKGTIIADLTSTILKTEIIQRVKSYNKEHPDQRLNSNVIGIKGQSTPIYISEALTAKGRRLFFLARDIAKTKEYKFCWTKNGKIYLRKDEQAARIEVKDETQLTALRNQL; encoded by the coding sequence ATGCCCAGAGTAGTACGTTCACCGACCGGCAGCGGCTCACAGCAAACTTCTGATTCGGACGCTGTTCCTGCTACTATTGAATCTGCTCCGTCTTTTGTATCCCAACGTCACAAAAGACAAAGAGAATCCAGCGAAGAAAAATTTTTAACtcttaaagaagaaataaaagcaATGTTTATAGAATCGGAGAAAAAGCAAGAAAGTATGTTTGAATCGAAATTGAATAAACTCATATCAGAAATTGCGGATGTAAAGATGCAGAATATGGAAATTAAGAAGAGCAATGAAGATATGGAGAAAAATTTTGCTATACTGACCAAACAATATGAAGAAGTTTTAAAGAAGGTAGAAAGTCTGGAAAATGAACGAAAGCAGCATTTATTGAAGATTGTAACACTAGAAACAACAATAGAAGATATGCAGAGGAGCTCTCTTCTCTCGGAGAAATCTTCTTCTATTGAAATCAGAAATGTACCACTAACATCCGAAACGGAAACTAAATCAGATTTGTGCAATATTGTCCAGAACACATGCAAAGTGCTAAATGTAGCTATACCTCATACAGCTATTAGGGATGTTTTTCGCATAAACACAAAGTCCGGTAAAGGTACAATAATCGCTGATCTAACTTCTACcatattaaaaactgaaatcaTTCAAAGAGTGAAATCATATAACAAAGAGCACCCAGACCAACGCCTAAATTCTAATGTTATCGGAATTAAGGGTCAATCGACCCCAATTTATATATCTGAAGCACTCACAGCCAAAGGCCGGCGTTTGTTTTTCTTAGCAAGGGACATAGCAAAAACCAAGGAATACAAGTTTTGCTGGacaaaaaatggaaaaatatatcTTCGCAAGGATGAACAAGCAGCCCGCATTGAAGTTAAGGACGAGACGCAACTCACTGCTCTCAGAAACCAACTATGA